In Leucobacter insecticola, one DNA window encodes the following:
- a CDS encoding FAD-binding oxidoreductase, producing the protein MATGPRTSDNFLNGEVSFWVHAEGRPTQRPGLPGSLDADVAIVGAGLTGLWTAYYLQEARPDLNIVIIEREFAGFGASGRNGGWMSAKSPGQFRRYARAGGRDAAVAMEREMIDAVREGVSVAQAEGFGEHVVQDGLIHVATNNAQWHRLQATIAALADHGWAPEDYEVLSPAALDARVRVADVRGAYWSPHCARINPAQFTFGLAAAVERRGVTIYEGTTATAILPHRVETNRGTVRAKYVVQAVEGYTLSLEGQSRRFLPMNSSMVVTEQLSDAQMADISWHGAELMGDVAHNFAYLQRTADNRIALGGRGVPYNYASSFDRSGRTADAAVEQLGNRLVELFPALAGVRLEHSWSGVLGVPRDWCAGVNYDAATGIADAGGMLGTG; encoded by the coding sequence GTGGCTACTGGACCCCGGACAAGTGACAACTTCCTCAACGGCGAGGTGTCGTTTTGGGTGCATGCGGAGGGGCGCCCGACACAGCGTCCGGGGCTGCCCGGGAGCCTCGATGCCGACGTCGCGATTGTTGGTGCTGGTCTGACTGGCCTGTGGACCGCGTACTACCTTCAGGAAGCTCGGCCCGACCTCAACATCGTCATTATTGAGCGGGAATTCGCCGGGTTCGGCGCCTCGGGGCGCAATGGTGGCTGGATGAGCGCCAAGTCGCCCGGACAGTTTCGCCGCTACGCCCGGGCTGGTGGGCGGGACGCGGCGGTCGCCATGGAGCGTGAGATGATCGACGCCGTGCGGGAGGGCGTCTCGGTCGCGCAGGCAGAGGGATTCGGTGAGCATGTCGTGCAGGACGGCCTGATCCACGTTGCGACGAACAATGCGCAGTGGCACCGGCTGCAGGCTACGATTGCGGCGCTCGCCGACCACGGCTGGGCACCCGAAGATTACGAGGTTCTTTCGCCCGCGGCGCTTGATGCGCGCGTGCGAGTGGCGGATGTGCGGGGCGCGTACTGGAGCCCCCACTGTGCCCGAATCAATCCGGCTCAGTTTACGTTTGGGCTTGCTGCGGCGGTCGAGCGCCGCGGTGTCACGATATATGAGGGCACCACCGCCACCGCGATCTTGCCGCATCGAGTCGAGACGAACCGTGGCACGGTGCGTGCGAAGTACGTGGTCCAGGCGGTCGAGGGGTACACCCTCTCCCTTGAGGGGCAATCGCGCCGGTTCCTCCCGATGAACAGCAGCATGGTGGTGACCGAGCAGCTGAGTGATGCTCAGATGGCTGATATTTCCTGGCACGGTGCTGAGCTGATGGGTGACGTTGCGCACAACTTCGCCTACCTTCAGCGCACCGCGGACAATCGCATTGCGCTTGGAGGGCGGGGCGTGCCGTATAACTACGCCTCCAGTTTTGACCGCAGCGGGCGGACCGCCGACGCCGCGGTCGAACAGCTGGGTAACCGTCTGGTCGAGCTGTTTCCTGCGCTCGCCGGGGTGCGGCTTGAGCACAGTTGGTCAGGGGTGCTGGGGGTGCCGCGCGACTGGTGCGCCGGTGTGAACTATGACGCGGCGACAGGTATTGCTGACGCTGGGGGTATGTTGGGCACGGGGTGA
- a CDS encoding PucR family transcriptional regulator: protein MTIGDLVAIDTLRTDYLAGGAGRDRRVLWAHSCELVEPWLWVGRDELLMTVGFCVPKDAAAQVQFVRELHAAGVAGATIGGRDDALVLSPDMCAEADRLGFPILRTDPSVPWSAISQHVAAAAMSSQTSHVLTLARVYEIAAAARSPRGVVAELAKVLGVQLAIIDRETGVPLLGGFASAAEAGVGELRIRAHRFSERHPAELEIGEAVGDGLNSMVLVHLKRVVEVEVDRMLLEAESRAMEREMALNHLLGSGDGRGAESLLGVDAVRQGYRVLALQEAAVVGVARLTAVRGNNVLLGRSSEHGVMLVPAAELEDVQDLLREMRVRAGASRASEGWGDARGAVAEAVSALVDAQQAGADWAEFSAAQVSLLARSAREAREIVEAVLGSLAEHTLRAATLRTTLFCYLRNDRSWARSAAELGVHRQTLAYRLRQAESMTGRSASRSEDISALWIALQAWEWLGQDPDTAK from the coding sequence ATGACCATCGGCGATCTGGTCGCCATTGACACGCTGCGTACGGACTACCTTGCGGGGGGTGCGGGCAGAGATCGTCGAGTGCTCTGGGCGCACAGTTGTGAGCTTGTGGAGCCGTGGCTCTGGGTTGGCCGTGACGAGCTCCTGATGACCGTCGGATTTTGCGTGCCGAAGGACGCCGCCGCGCAGGTCCAGTTTGTGCGAGAGCTTCACGCTGCCGGGGTCGCGGGCGCTACGATCGGTGGGCGAGATGACGCTTTAGTGCTCAGCCCCGACATGTGTGCGGAAGCGGATCGGCTCGGATTCCCGATTTTACGCACCGATCCGTCGGTGCCGTGGTCCGCGATATCGCAGCACGTTGCCGCAGCGGCGATGAGCAGCCAGACCTCCCACGTGCTGACGCTCGCGCGAGTGTATGAAATCGCTGCTGCGGCACGGTCTCCGCGGGGGGTGGTCGCAGAGTTGGCGAAAGTGCTGGGAGTGCAGCTCGCGATTATCGACCGCGAGACCGGGGTGCCACTGTTGGGAGGCTTTGCGTCTGCTGCGGAAGCGGGCGTTGGTGAACTGAGGATCCGGGCCCACCGATTTTCCGAGCGGCACCCCGCTGAGCTCGAGATCGGCGAGGCCGTTGGAGACGGTCTGAACTCGATGGTGTTGGTGCACCTGAAGCGTGTCGTCGAGGTTGAAGTCGACCGCATGCTGCTTGAGGCCGAGTCGCGGGCGATGGAGCGAGAGATGGCACTGAACCACTTGCTTGGCTCGGGCGATGGGCGCGGTGCCGAGTCTCTTCTGGGCGTCGACGCTGTTCGCCAGGGCTATCGTGTGCTCGCGTTGCAGGAAGCTGCGGTTGTCGGGGTCGCAAGGCTCACAGCGGTTCGTGGCAATAACGTGCTGCTGGGTCGCAGCAGCGAACACGGAGTCATGCTGGTGCCGGCGGCTGAGCTTGAAGACGTGCAGGATCTGTTGCGCGAGATGCGGGTCCGAGCGGGGGCTTCGCGAGCGAGCGAGGGCTGGGGCGACGCACGGGGTGCGGTGGCCGAGGCAGTGAGCGCGCTGGTTGATGCGCAGCAGGCGGGAGCGGACTGGGCAGAATTCTCGGCGGCGCAGGTATCGCTGCTGGCCCGGTCTGCGCGCGAAGCGCGGGAAATCGTCGAGGCGGTGCTGGGATCCCTCGCCGAACATACTCTCCGAGCGGCGACGCTGCGGACGACCCTGTTCTGTTACCTCCGAAACGACAGAAGCTGGGCCCGGAGCGCGGCCGAGCTTGGGGTGCACCGGCAGACGTTGGCTTATCGCCTGCGGCAGGCCGAATCAATGACGGGGCGAAGCGCCTCACGGAGCGAAGATATTTCTGCCCTGTGGATCGCGCTGCAGGCTTGGGAGTGGCTTGGTCAGGATCCTGATACCGCCAAGTGA
- a CDS encoding TetR/AcrR family transcriptional regulator, whose product MEHSTPQKSEHRDESSARSRMVRAAARLLIDNGPSAITHRRVAEAAGVPVGSANYFFPTRKGLYAFAVEAAESLRLEAAQGLVAAVPPATRTPAETAHLLIQTWYAPHVGRDVVRARLEPMIDALHEPELRDIMSRSRPKLLQVLRELLEKSGFGGVTDVDLVALVLDGSLLYEHDLDETTVLESAEDSLSRLLRLVAGEPPRARE is encoded by the coding sequence ATGGAACACAGCACGCCGCAGAAGTCTGAGCACCGGGATGAATCATCTGCTCGATCCCGGATGGTCCGTGCTGCGGCGCGACTCTTGATCGATAACGGCCCGTCAGCGATCACCCATCGACGTGTTGCAGAGGCCGCAGGAGTGCCTGTCGGATCAGCGAACTATTTCTTCCCGACGCGCAAGGGCTTGTACGCTTTCGCTGTTGAGGCAGCGGAGTCCCTGCGGCTCGAGGCGGCGCAGGGACTCGTGGCAGCGGTCCCGCCTGCGACCCGCACGCCCGCAGAGACGGCGCATCTCCTCATCCAGACCTGGTACGCGCCACATGTCGGCCGCGACGTGGTGCGTGCGCGCCTCGAACCGATGATCGATGCGCTGCACGAGCCTGAACTTCGTGACATCATGAGCAGATCGCGCCCGAAGCTGCTGCAAGTGCTCCGAGAACTCCTGGAGAAAAGCGGTTTTGGTGGAGTCACAGATGTGGATCTTGTCGCCCTCGTGCTCGACGGCTCGCTGCTGTACGAGCACGATCTGGACGAGACCACCGTTCTCGAGTCTGCCGAGGACTCTCTCAGCAGACTTCTCAGGCTTGTTGCCGGGGAGCCGCCGCGAGCGAGAGAGTGA
- a CDS encoding DUF981 domain-containing protein: MRPFETGGLVIDWTQMTTYNTIMSLAAGAGLITLVYFARALMTQKDIHIESWSLAFAAPGIILFTTGLHMTLTWPFAKYFPFDNIIFGEPSLGFGVLLLVAAFYLWKRGNTVTESGDPAAYLARVSRPTSLLVFGLGLCLVAIACAGIIFQLFAAPPEEPISGAFAEYPMVEAVFMSGLFALVGLGALLFPFALRDVTHGTSFTATQWVTGVAWGLSGLGFFLFGALNFFTHIGLIVNTMG, translated from the coding sequence ATGCGCCCATTTGAAACCGGGGGTCTCGTGATCGACTGGACCCAAATGACGACCTATAACACCATCATGTCCCTCGCGGCGGGCGCGGGGCTCATCACGCTCGTCTACTTCGCGCGCGCGCTCATGACACAGAAAGACATCCACATTGAATCCTGGTCACTCGCCTTCGCGGCGCCCGGGATCATTCTGTTCACGACCGGCCTACACATGACCCTGACCTGGCCGTTCGCAAAGTACTTTCCCTTCGACAACATCATCTTTGGTGAGCCCAGTCTCGGGTTTGGTGTCCTCCTCCTGGTCGCTGCGTTTTACCTGTGGAAACGTGGCAACACCGTCACCGAGAGTGGCGATCCGGCCGCGTATCTTGCCCGCGTGAGTCGTCCCACATCGCTGCTCGTCTTCGGCCTCGGCCTGTGCCTGGTGGCTATTGCCTGTGCGGGCATCATTTTCCAGCTCTTTGCGGCACCGCCGGAGGAACCCATCTCTGGTGCCTTTGCTGAGTACCCGATGGTCGAAGCCGTTTTCATGTCGGGGCTCTTCGCGCTGGTGGGGTTGGGTGCACTGCTGTTCCCGTTCGCGCTCCGCGATGTGACGCACGGCACCTCATTCACCGCAACGCAGTGGGTCACGGGCGTCGCCTGGGGGCTCTCCGGTCTCGGATTCTTCCTCTTCGGAGCCCTCAACTTCTTCACCCACATCGGCCTCATCGTCAACACGATGGGGTAG
- a CDS encoding biliverdin-producing heme oxygenase, with protein MTIFTESIVAAVIGHMNVDHPEDNLLIVRAFGRPDATASTMTGVNENGGVWKVTDPSGEHEHVVAWPSGQISERPEIRREVVLLYKAACEALGVSPREEHEPASDHPRGKHGAVEPEDEDKGGKPFSTVIRESSWSDHSDSERATFMEDIMKGRGTKQDYTDLVAQHFFMYEALEAAADSVLGDPAFEGFHVPALVRLPSLEADLRYLMGDDWRDRITPTPATAAYVARIREVSEARWVAGIVAHHYTRYLGDLSGGQMIAKRVAKQHELSGEGVAFYDFAELGSIPAFKDDYRAALDRLGASLSTAERADMLEEVRTAYGFNTAVFVDLGKRKAAAV; from the coding sequence GTGACGATTTTTACGGAATCTATAGTTGCCGCTGTCATTGGGCATATGAACGTTGACCACCCAGAAGACAATCTGCTGATTGTGCGCGCTTTCGGACGGCCCGACGCGACCGCCAGCACGATGACGGGTGTGAACGAAAATGGTGGAGTCTGGAAGGTCACCGACCCTTCCGGAGAACACGAGCACGTTGTAGCTTGGCCGAGCGGACAGATCTCTGAGCGCCCCGAGATCCGCCGAGAGGTGGTGCTGCTGTACAAAGCAGCTTGTGAAGCCCTCGGGGTTTCTCCCCGCGAAGAGCACGAGCCCGCTTCAGACCACCCGCGCGGTAAACATGGCGCAGTGGAGCCGGAGGACGAGGATAAGGGTGGCAAGCCTTTCTCCACGGTAATCCGCGAGAGTTCCTGGTCGGATCACTCCGACAGCGAGCGCGCCACCTTCATGGAAGACATCATGAAGGGCCGTGGCACGAAACAGGACTACACGGATCTCGTGGCGCAGCACTTCTTCATGTATGAGGCGCTTGAGGCCGCGGCCGACAGTGTCCTCGGTGATCCCGCCTTCGAAGGATTCCACGTGCCCGCCCTGGTGCGCTTGCCCTCTTTGGAGGCAGATCTGCGTTACCTGATGGGTGACGACTGGCGCGATCGGATCACGCCAACCCCCGCGACTGCGGCCTACGTTGCTCGTATTCGCGAAGTGAGCGAAGCGCGCTGGGTGGCCGGGATCGTAGCCCACCACTACACCCGCTACCTCGGTGACCTGTCGGGTGGCCAGATGATCGCGAAGCGCGTGGCCAAACAGCACGAGCTTTCAGGCGAGGGCGTCGCGTTCTATGACTTCGCGGAACTCGGATCGATCCCTGCGTTTAAGGATGATTACCGGGCGGCGCTTGATCGTCTCGGAGCAAGTCTGAGCACGGCCGAACGCGCGGACATGCTCGAGGAAGTTCGCACCGCCTACGGTTTCAATACCGCTGTGTTTGTGGATCTCGGCAAGCGGAAAGCCGCTGCGGTCTAG
- a CDS encoding serine hydrolase domain-containing protein yields the protein MFPQLARRTRVVTISVLAVAALGLTACSGPGGFTSVGDSNTIDASLATSLDEAISSAMAQSKSTEAIVGVWGSDGSEYVRAYGDNEELNGGSRFRGAQATQPVMCALLLDLVDAGTVDLDRKISEDLTRQVGIDDITYRQLCDMRSGLADFKGELNDIFVNNPTRIWPEQELIAQGLVHSPLSWPGKDVHLADTNASMLSRVLRVKTKSEAAELLDEHVFSKAGMTSSEYPDPATLTISGSALNGRTYPSSGGAPVCEAEVVEVPEVSSSMLAGAGATVTTVTDLKNFYTHYFDGTFGGEVANVVTDANPIQNPERDADGNPTTEPDPAGPQWAFGAEKQGPLYGNAGAITGTLTASYHDPESGYTVVIALNNSSAGAGFVKALAFELAAISAGAGIAPELPWTAEDQAAALAAGAICQ from the coding sequence GTGTTCCCACAGCTCGCACGTCGCACACGCGTCGTCACCATCAGTGTTCTCGCGGTTGCTGCGCTCGGCCTGACGGCCTGCTCAGGCCCCGGAGGTTTCACCTCCGTCGGTGACTCAAACACCATCGACGCTTCACTTGCCACAAGCCTCGACGAGGCGATCAGTTCTGCGATGGCGCAGAGCAAGTCGACCGAAGCGATCGTGGGAGTGTGGGGCAGTGACGGCAGCGAGTATGTGCGCGCCTACGGCGACAACGAAGAATTGAACGGCGGAAGCCGCTTCCGTGGAGCACAAGCAACCCAGCCGGTGATGTGCGCCCTACTGCTCGATTTGGTAGATGCCGGCACAGTGGATCTCGACCGGAAGATTTCGGAGGACCTGACTCGCCAGGTTGGGATCGATGACATTACCTACCGGCAGCTCTGCGATATGCGATCAGGGCTTGCCGATTTCAAGGGTGAGCTCAACGATATCTTCGTGAACAACCCGACGCGCATCTGGCCTGAACAAGAACTCATCGCTCAGGGGCTCGTACACTCTCCGCTCTCATGGCCGGGCAAAGATGTACACCTTGCTGACACAAACGCGTCGATGCTCTCACGTGTTCTTCGCGTGAAGACAAAGAGCGAAGCCGCAGAACTGCTCGATGAGCACGTCTTCAGCAAGGCGGGCATGACATCAAGCGAGTACCCGGATCCCGCGACACTCACCATTTCAGGATCAGCGCTGAACGGAAGAACTTATCCCTCCAGCGGCGGCGCCCCCGTGTGCGAGGCAGAGGTTGTTGAGGTGCCTGAGGTTTCTTCGTCGATGCTGGCCGGGGCTGGCGCCACCGTGACCACCGTAACCGACCTCAAGAATTTCTACACCCACTACTTTGATGGCACCTTTGGTGGCGAAGTCGCAAACGTGGTAACGGATGCAAACCCGATCCAGAATCCAGAGCGCGACGCAGACGGCAACCCGACCACCGAGCCCGATCCCGCCGGTCCACAGTGGGCCTTTGGCGCGGAGAAGCAAGGCCCGCTCTACGGCAATGCGGGCGCTATCACTGGCACCTTGACGGCGAGCTACCACGATCCGGAGTCGGGCTACACGGTAGTGATCGCACTCAACAACTCGTCTGCCGGCGCGGGATTTGTGAAAGCTCTCGCGTTTGAGCTCGCGGCGATTTCCGCGGGAGCAGGCATTGCGCCCGAGCTGCCCTGGACCGCGGAAGATCAGGCTGCCGCTCTCGCTGCAGGGGCGATCTGCCAGTAG
- a CDS encoding methylated-DNA--[protein]-cysteine S-methyltransferase has translation MNREPLSFTVIDVVGHPFHAIWTPEDGVIRAGGFATDADPEAASLMSRLAALNPDLASRGLAASATKTGPIPDALRAYAAGQTDAIDALLVEQPETPFRGEVWRALRRVPAGAPVTYTELAALAGRPSAVRAAASGCANNLIALVVPCHRIVRSDGGLGGYLFGTDIKRALLALEAK, from the coding sequence ATGAACCGCGAACCACTCAGCTTTACCGTGATCGACGTTGTCGGGCACCCCTTCCACGCGATCTGGACACCGGAAGACGGTGTGATCCGCGCCGGAGGCTTCGCGACTGACGCGGATCCCGAAGCCGCGAGTCTGATGAGCCGCTTGGCCGCACTCAATCCGGATCTCGCTTCGCGGGGACTTGCTGCTTCGGCGACGAAGACGGGCCCGATCCCAGATGCCCTGCGAGCCTACGCGGCCGGGCAGACGGACGCGATTGATGCGCTTCTGGTGGAACAACCCGAGACCCCGTTCCGCGGTGAGGTGTGGCGGGCGCTGCGCCGCGTTCCCGCGGGTGCGCCGGTGACTTACACGGAGCTTGCGGCCCTTGCTGGCCGCCCGTCGGCGGTGCGTGCTGCGGCCTCGGGCTGCGCGAACAACCTCATCGCCCTGGTCGTGCCTTGCCACCGCATTGTGCGTAGCGACGGCGGCCTTGGCGGCTACCTCTTCGGCACCGACATTAAGCGCGCCCTGCTCGCGCTCGAGGCGAAGTAG
- a CDS encoding DNA-3-methyladenine glycosylase 2 family protein, whose amino-acid sequence MIPSLHPSTLDFEACYRAASGRDARWDGRVYLAVTSTGIYCRPSCPARKPRRENCRFFPSAAACVAAGFRACKRCRPEAVPGTRDWDIRNDLAARAVRRIRDGAIDLGGVAGLARELAVSERHLRRTLIEEVGASPLQLARTRRAHAARALIEETELPLADIAFAAGFGSIRQFGDTMREEFGVAPSALQRRPDGAAGSGSQGSGSAELDPATDTSSPYAPASDERPRLALRLRTRAPFSGAGVRAFLAAHAIPGRDLIEADGASSHALDVPGGTAVVRIDWNEVPPPTEQLASGASVVGIPITLTLPSLADTMPAIQRIRRLLDLDADPAQVSDALGDDPRLQPIMLRKPGLRLPGARNSVEFALGTVLGQQVSLAAARTIQGRLAAHFETPPPSPAGIAPGFRGAPDAVLVAATPAEELRERLGLTRARAATLQALAAALAGSEAVAKPPLDLGPGADRDRARAELLAIRGIGPWTVELIAMRALGDPDAFPAGDLILRRALGVENDRQAHTLAQSWRPYRGYATQYLWSDFLESLGGLGRPQERKHHEPRTTQLYRDRRCRAPLPRDLDTGRRCDPRRRLRD is encoded by the coding sequence GTGATCCCAAGCCTCCATCCCTCGACGCTCGACTTCGAGGCATGCTATCGCGCGGCGTCCGGCCGCGATGCACGGTGGGACGGCCGCGTGTACCTTGCGGTGACGAGCACCGGGATCTACTGCAGGCCGTCCTGTCCGGCCCGCAAACCGCGCAGAGAGAACTGTCGCTTCTTTCCGAGCGCCGCCGCTTGCGTCGCTGCCGGGTTTCGCGCCTGCAAACGCTGCCGTCCGGAGGCAGTCCCTGGTACGCGGGATTGGGACATTCGCAACGATCTCGCCGCGAGGGCCGTGCGTCGCATCCGCGATGGTGCGATCGATCTCGGCGGTGTCGCGGGCCTCGCTCGCGAACTCGCGGTGAGTGAACGCCACCTCAGACGCACCCTCATCGAGGAGGTCGGCGCGAGCCCCCTGCAGCTCGCGAGAACGAGGCGAGCCCACGCCGCCCGTGCGCTGATCGAGGAGACCGAGTTGCCGCTCGCCGACATCGCGTTTGCCGCGGGCTTCGGGAGTATCAGGCAGTTCGGTGACACCATGCGCGAGGAATTTGGGGTCGCGCCGTCTGCGCTGCAGCGGCGACCGGATGGGGCCGCGGGTTCAGGATCGCAGGGCTCAGGATCCGCTGAGCTTGATCCTGCCACAGACACTTCGAGCCCTTACGCCCCGGCTTCCGATGAACGGCCGAGGCTCGCGCTACGCCTACGCACCCGGGCACCATTTTCGGGAGCGGGCGTCCGCGCCTTTCTTGCGGCACACGCGATCCCTGGTCGAGATCTCATTGAGGCAGATGGCGCCTCTTCTCACGCCCTGGATGTGCCGGGTGGAACGGCCGTCGTGCGCATCGACTGGAACGAAGTGCCGCCTCCGACTGAGCAACTCGCGAGCGGTGCAAGCGTGGTCGGGATCCCCATCACCCTCACCCTGCCGAGTCTTGCCGACACGATGCCAGCAATCCAACGCATTCGCCGCCTGCTCGATCTCGACGCGGATCCGGCCCAGGTTTCTGACGCTCTGGGTGATGACCCGCGGCTTCAGCCGATCATGCTCCGCAAGCCGGGGCTCAGGCTTCCGGGGGCCCGCAACTCGGTGGAGTTTGCGCTCGGCACAGTGCTCGGCCAGCAAGTTTCTCTAGCTGCGGCGCGGACCATACAGGGGCGTCTCGCCGCTCATTTTGAGACCCCGCCGCCCTCACCAGCTGGGATCGCTCCAGGGTTTCGGGGTGCTCCGGATGCGGTGCTGGTGGCCGCGACCCCCGCCGAGGAGCTGCGGGAGCGTCTAGGGCTTACGCGAGCACGCGCCGCGACCTTGCAGGCGCTCGCCGCGGCGCTTGCTGGATCCGAGGCCGTAGCCAAGCCGCCGCTCGATCTCGGGCCGGGAGCGGATCGGGATCGCGCCCGCGCCGAACTGCTCGCGATCCGCGGTATTGGGCCGTGGACGGTTGAACTCATCGCGATGCGGGCGCTCGGTGATCCCGACGCCTTCCCCGCGGGGGACCTGATTCTGCGGCGTGCGCTCGGCGTGGAGAACGACCGCCAGGCTCACACACTTGCACAATCATGGCGACCCTACCGCGGCTACGCCACACAGTATCTTTGGTCTGACTTCCTTGAATCCCTTGGTGGACTCGGGCGGCCGCAGGAAAGGAAACACCATGAACCGCGAACCACTCAGCTTTACCGTGATCGACGTTGTCGGGCACCCCTTCCACGCGATCTGGACACCGGAAGACGGTGTGATCCGCGCCGGAGGCTTCGCGACTGA
- a CDS encoding TetR/AcrR family transcriptional regulator, protein MKDVSGRTALLRATVVVVANGGLRALTYRAVAAEAGVSHGLVRHHFGTRDQLIAEAMDLAIDESLRESNMLESGVTAADFAAGIETLAERESSIQSFQYELLLEARRRPELQPFAERHYQAYLSAISRQLSRLGVEDPGLAELIWFALDAIVFKQLVFPGDVTRVLQRLRALIEDAADR, encoded by the coding sequence ATGAAGGATGTCTCAGGCCGCACCGCCCTGCTTCGCGCCACCGTTGTTGTTGTCGCAAATGGCGGGCTACGCGCACTCACCTATCGAGCGGTTGCGGCCGAAGCCGGGGTCTCTCACGGGCTGGTCCGGCACCACTTCGGCACCCGCGATCAGCTCATTGCTGAGGCGATGGATCTTGCGATCGATGAGAGCCTCAGGGAGTCAAACATGCTCGAGAGCGGCGTCACAGCCGCCGATTTTGCCGCCGGGATCGAGACGCTCGCCGAGCGCGAGAGCAGCATTCAGTCATTCCAGTATGAGTTGCTGCTTGAGGCGCGGAGGCGGCCCGAACTACAACCGTTCGCGGAACGCCACTATCAGGCCTACCTCAGCGCGATCTCGCGTCAATTGTCCCGTCTCGGAGTCGAGGATCCGGGCCTCGCCGAGCTGATCTGGTTCGCGCTCGACGCGATCGTGTTCAAGCAGTTGGTGTTTCCGGGCGACGTCACCCGCGTGTTGCAGCGCCTTCGCGCGCTCATTGAGGATGCGGCTGATCGGTAG
- a CDS encoding tyramine oxidase subunit B — MSDTKIDFLYLSEPDMIRAGVTNMAECVDTMSDMLGLFAEGDYRMAGTENNSHGAQIFFPDEEIFPGMPVDGPDRRFMAMPAYLGGDYQMAGCKWYGSNVENKKQGLPRSILMFTLNDKDTGAPLAIMSANLLSAYRTGAIPGVGARYLAREDAKVVGIVGPGPMNRTSLESFMAVRPGITTVKVSGRGQGGIDTFISWAKKKFPQIETIEQVTDMEAAVRGSDIVSIAVPSPMGSENYPHVRDEWVKPGAFICCSAHLKLDESLTLRSRHVADARKIYQAWAEELPEPAHETVGIWGIHLVDRVREGRMAPEQFEDVGEIIRGITPGRTNDDEIFIYSVGGMPVEDIAWATKVYRNALRDGIGTKLNLWDAPALA, encoded by the coding sequence GTGTCAGACACCAAGATCGACTTTCTCTACCTCAGCGAGCCCGACATGATTCGCGCAGGCGTGACCAATATGGCCGAGTGCGTTGACACGATGAGCGACATGCTCGGCCTCTTCGCCGAGGGCGACTACCGGATGGCCGGCACCGAGAACAACTCACACGGTGCGCAAATCTTCTTCCCGGACGAAGAGATCTTCCCGGGCATGCCCGTCGACGGCCCCGATCGCCGGTTTATGGCTATGCCCGCCTACCTCGGCGGCGACTACCAGATGGCCGGCTGCAAATGGTACGGCTCAAACGTCGAGAACAAGAAGCAGGGCCTGCCCCGCTCGATACTGATGTTCACCCTCAACGACAAAGACACCGGCGCGCCCCTCGCGATCATGTCGGCAAACCTGCTCAGCGCGTACCGCACTGGCGCGATCCCCGGCGTCGGCGCACGCTACCTCGCCCGCGAAGATGCAAAGGTCGTCGGCATTGTGGGCCCCGGCCCCATGAACCGGACCTCGCTCGAATCCTTCATGGCGGTGCGGCCCGGGATCACCACCGTCAAGGTTTCCGGCCGCGGGCAGGGCGGGATCGACACCTTCATCTCCTGGGCGAAGAAGAAGTTCCCGCAGATCGAGACGATCGAGCAGGTCACCGATATGGAGGCCGCGGTGCGCGGATCCGACATCGTCAGCATCGCCGTGCCGAGCCCGATGGGCTCCGAGAACTACCCGCATGTCAGGGACGAATGGGTGAAGCCCGGCGCGTTCATCTGCTGCTCCGCACACTTGAAGCTCGACGAGAGCCTGACGCTGCGCTCACGCCACGTCGCGGACGCCCGCAAGATCTACCAGGCCTGGGCTGAAGAACTCCCCGAGCCCGCGCACGAGACCGTCGGCATCTGGGGAATCCACCTCGTCGACCGGGTCCGCGAAGGGCGCATGGCTCCCGAGCAGTTCGAGGACGTGGGCGAGATCATCCGCGGCATCACCCCGGGCCGCACAAACGACGACGAGATCTTCATCTACTCGGTCGGCGGCATGCCGGTCGAAGACATCGCCTGGGCAACCAAGGTCTACCGCAACGCGCTGCGCGACGGGATCGGCACCAAGCTGAATCTGTGGGACGCCCCGGCGCTCGCCTGA